GTTTATTTTTCCGTTTGGGCACCACATGCTAAGCAAGTTTCTGTGATCGGTGATTTTAATCAATGGCATTCTGAAACCCATGTTCTATTTCCCCGCTGGGATGAGTCTGGAATTTGGGAAGGATTTATTTCCGGACTAAAATGGGGAGATGTTTACAAGTATGGAATACGTACGAATAAAGATGTGTTATTGGAAAAAGGAGATCCCTTTGCCTTAAGCTGGGAGCAGAATTTACAGGCAGGCTCCTTAGTTTCAACTACTTGGTTTGAGTGGAATGACGGCGACTGGATGTCCGGAAGAGCAAAAAAGAATTCTCTGCAAGCTCCAATGGCGGTATACGAAATGCACCTTGCATCCTGGATGCGCGGTACAGATGATCCAACGAAGTTTTTCTCTTACCGCGAAATCGCGGAGCGATTGGTTCCTTATATTAAAGAAATGGGTTTTACTCATGTAGAGTTCATGCCCGTGATGGAATATCCTTATGATCCAAGTTGGGGGTATCAAATTACCGGTTTTTTTGCGGCTACATCACGATTTGGCTCACCCCAGGATTTGATGTTTTTAATCAATGAATTACACCGAAACGATATCGGAGTTCTCCTCGATTGGGTTCCTTCTCACTTTCCCGGAGACGCCAACGGTTTGCATTTTTTCGATGGTACTTTTCTTTATGAACATGAAGATCCCCGAAAAGGTTTTCATCCCGACTGGAAATCCTATATCTTTAACTATGGCAGACCCGAAGTGAAATCTTTCTTGATCAGTAATGCCATGTTTTGGCTCGATCGCTATCATGCAGACGGACTTCGCGTAGATGCAGTAACATCTATGCTGCATTTGGATTATTCCCGTAATGAAGGCGAATGGGAACCGAATATTTATGGTGGAAATGTAAATCTGGAAGCCAAAAAGTTTCTTCAGGATTTTAATGTTGCAGTGTATAAAGAATTTCCTGATATCATAACCATTGCTGAAGAAAGTTCAGATTTTCCTCTCCTAACGAAACCTGTTTACGACGGCGGAATTGGCTTCGGTATGAAATGGATGATGGGCTGGATGCACGATACTTTGAAATATTTTAAAACAGATCCACAGGCCAGAAAGTTGGAACATAACAAATTGACTTTTGGGTCTATGTATGTTTTTAATGAAAACTATATGATGCCGCTGTCCCATGATGAGGTCGTTCATGGCAAAGCGAGTTTGATCTATAAAATGCCGGGCGACGAATGGCAGAAGTTTGCGAATCTCCGGGCTTTATATGCCTATATGTACACGCATCCTGGTGCGAAACTTTTATTTATGGGAAATGAATTTGCCCAAACGCACGAGTGGGATTTTACCAAAAGTCTCGATTGGCATTTGCTTGAATATCCCGTTCATGCCGGAATGAAGAAATTTGTAAAGGACCTCAATCATTTGTATCGAAAGGAAACAGGCCTTTATGAAAATAATTTTTCACCTGATGGTTTTGAATGGGTTGAAGCCAATGACGACAACAATTCAGTTTTCATATATTTAAGGAAAGGAAAGCAGGCCGATGACGTTTTAATGGTGGTTTTAAATTTAACGCCCCGGGTTTTTGACTATAAAATTGGGGTAAATGAAGGAACGAATTGGGATGTAATTCTTAATTCTGATGAAGAAAAGTATGCAGGAAGTGGGGTAGAAGCAGAAATTGTTGATGAAGAAGATGATGAATGGATGTACCGACCTAATGCGATTGTGTTAAAATTACCTCCTTTGGCTGCAGTTGTTTTAAAACAGAAAAGGGCACCAAACAAAGTGATCAGGAAAACAGTTGCGAAAGAAAAGTCTGCAAGACCGAAAACTGCTTCAAAATCCGCTGATAAAACAAAACCTGTTTAATCATTTGTCACCACGAAAAAGACTTCGGTGAGATCCAGTGTTGAAAAGAGGTAAACAAAGTTCAAACCTTAAAAATAGATAGCGAACAATACAAATTTTGAATGATATATGAGAATTTTTAACCTTTCAATGGAGTGTTATCCTGTCGCCAAAGTGGGTGGTTTGGCCGATGTTGTTGGTGCTTTGCCTAAATATCTGAACAAGATTGAAGGCATTGAAGCCAGTGTGGTCATGCCTTGGTACAACAAACCTTTCGTTCATGATCATCAGTTCGAGATCGTTTTTGATGGGTGGATTCATCAGCATCATCAGACATTTCAGGTTCAGGTGATGAAAGAGCGTTCCAAAAGTTTAGGTTTCGATTTATATCTTGTTAAAATTCCGGGACTTTTAGATAGGGATAATCCCTATGGATACTGGGATGAAAGTCAGCAGTTTTTAGCTTTTCAGCATGGTGTTTTACATTGGCTCACCGCGATGCAGATACGTCCTGATATTTTACACTGCCACGATTATCATACCGGTTTGGTTCCTTTTATGGTGGAGCATTGTCCGGAATTCAGTTTTCTGAAAGGCGTGAAAACAATTGGTACCATTCATAACGGAGAATATCAGGGTCAGATGAGGTGGGACATGGCAAAATATTTTCCCTGGTTTGACGGGGGAAAATGGGGTTTGCTCGACTGGAATGGCTACATCAATCCTTTGGCAACCATGATCAAATGCTGCCACGCTTTCAACGCCGTTTCCGGTGGGTATATGGACGAGCTTTTTCAATCTTTCCGAGGTTTGGAAAGTCTTGTTCAGCAGGAATATGCGAAGGCTTACGGAATTATCAATGGAATCGATACGGAAGTTTGGGATTCTGAAACGGATGATTTCCTTGATTTTAATTATGGAAAAGAGGACGCCTCTACCGGAAAGTGGAAAAACAAAAAACAACTCTGTGAAGAATATAACTTAAATCCTGATTTACCATTGTTCAGTTTCATAGGTCGCTTCGCAGGAGAAAAAGGTGCTGATTTTTTACCTGAAATTGTCTCAAAAAGCATCCAACAAACACAAGGCTCTTTAAACATAATCGTTTTAGGTTCAGGAGATAAAAACATTGAAAATGAACTTTCAGAATTGTCTTACCTCTATTCCAACTTCGCCTTAGATGTGGGTTATAAAGAATTTCTTTCCCACAAAATATATGCTTCGTCGGACTTTTTATTAATGCCTTCACGGGTGGAACCTTGTGGATTGAACCAAATGTATGCAATGCGCTACGGTACCATTCCTATCGTGCGTTATACCGGGGGGTTACGTGATACTGTTCAAGATATATCAACCGGCGGCAGCGGGATTAATTTTGGAGAAGCCAGCGCAACTGCCGCGGTAGAAGCCATGCATCGTGGTTTACAGATTTACCATGTAGAGGGATTGATGCCCAAATTGGTGCAGTCTAACATGAGTTTTGATTTTTCCTGGGAGAAATCTGCCCAGCTTTATTTAGACCTGTACCGCAAATAGAAGTCTTTGAATAGACCATTTTTATTCAGTTTTTTTTAAGCTTAGAAATATATAAAACCGTAAGTTTGCAGGCTGAAAAAAAATATGGAGAAGAAAAACATTTTAAAGGGCGTATTATTTGTTGCTGCCGGAGCCAGTATTTTTGGAATGTTGGCGAGTTTTGTAAAATTGTCTTATCAAGACGGTTACACGACTTCGGAAGTGACCACTGCGCAATTTGTCTTAGGTTTGATGGGCTTATTAATTTTAAATATCATTCAGACCAAAACCTCGAAAAAAACACTTGCAAAACCCACTTCCAGAGAAGTAAAGCTGTTGATGCTTGCCGGAACTTCTTTAGGTTGTACAAGTCTGTTCTATTATATTTGCGTTCAATATATCAATGTTTCCATTGCGATCGTTCTTCTGATGCAGTCGGTGTGGTTTAGCGTCGTGGTAGAAAGTACTATAGCGAAAAAATTCCCCAATACCAGAAAGGTAATTGCGACAATTATTGTGTTGCTCGGAACGCTTTTGGCAACAAATCTGATTAATTTAGATGTAAAACTTGATTGGCGCGGAATCTTTTGGGGAGTAATGGCGGCGGCTTCTTTTACCATGACCATGTTTACTTCAAATACTTTAGCAACTCATGTTCCTGCGCTCCGAAAAAGTATGATCATGCTTTCTGGAGGAGCCGTGATCGTTTTTATATTTCTCTTTTTTGCGCAGATCGGGCCTTTGCATTTTGATGTTTTAAAATCATTTTATTTGAATTTTACGGACAATACCGCGCACATCAAACCCTTTGATTTTTCAATATTTTATACGTATGGTTTTATTCTGGCATTGTTCGGAACCATTATTCCGCCTACTTTATTTAACCTTGGATTTCCGAAAACCGGCTTAGGTTTAGGGAGTATCATCTCTTCGCTGGAACTTCCGGTTTCTGTGAGTACGGCTTTTTTCCTTTTGGGCGAACAGGTTATTTTTATTCAGTGGATGGGGATTGTTTTAATTCTTCTCGCCATTGTGTTGATGAATTTACCATCCAAAAATAAGAGCCTGATCCCAAATGATCCGGAGACGCATAAATAGTTAGTTGGTGATCGATCAACTGATCCAATTTTAATCTTCAGTTACGACTCTTTCTCTTTCACCTTCTTCTTTAATTCCTTCTCGGATCATCTGTTTGGCTTCTGATTTTTCGGCGGAATCGGCTTTTTCAATGCGGTCTTTTTGTTCTCTATTTTCCAGATCAATAAAAAATTCACAAAATACGGGCAAGTGATCGGACCCGAATTTTTCCAAAGTTTTCAATTCTTTTATGAAAATATCGGCGCTGTGAAACATTAGATCAATGGGAAATCGTAAGAAGCTATAATTTGCGTGAAAAGTGGAAACAAAAGCTCTTCCCACTCTCGGGTCGATTAAATGACTTAATTTACGGAAAAGGCTTGAGGATTTTGACCAGGCAACATTGTTGAAATCTCCGATCACAAGCACTGGTTTTTCAATATCTTTTACTCGTTTCGCAACGCTTAATAAGTCACCATCTCTTTCTTTAGATGTTTTCTCTTCGGTTGGACTCGGCGGTGGCGGGTGAATTCCAAAAAATACAAATTCAAAACCATCCTCAGTTTGAACATGAGCTTCAATACTCGGAATATCATCTGCAATAAAGAAGTGTGTGGTTGATTTTTCAATTTTTATTTTGGAATAAAAGTGCATTCCATACGTGTTTTCCAAGGTCACCTTGTGATGAAATGGGTATTCATTTTCTAAAACCTTCAATGCATTTTCCCAGTCTCCATTACTTTCCATGGTAAGAAAAAGATCGGGTTGGTGTTTGTGAACCAAATTGATAAATCGATTATAATCCTTATTAAATTGATAAATATTGGCAGAAATAATTTTAATTAGATTTGAAGAATTCTTGCCGGAAGTTTTAATACTCTTAATAGGGAAAAAGCGGGTATATTTGATTAAGGT
This DNA window, taken from Kaistella carnis, encodes the following:
- the glgB gene encoding 1,4-alpha-glucan branching protein GlgB — encoded protein: MDNVLPYSLFTEHDIYLFREGSHYKLYEKFGAHSVTVNGVEGVYFSVWAPHAKQVSVIGDFNQWHSETHVLFPRWDESGIWEGFISGLKWGDVYKYGIRTNKDVLLEKGDPFALSWEQNLQAGSLVSTTWFEWNDGDWMSGRAKKNSLQAPMAVYEMHLASWMRGTDDPTKFFSYREIAERLVPYIKEMGFTHVEFMPVMEYPYDPSWGYQITGFFAATSRFGSPQDLMFLINELHRNDIGVLLDWVPSHFPGDANGLHFFDGTFLYEHEDPRKGFHPDWKSYIFNYGRPEVKSFLISNAMFWLDRYHADGLRVDAVTSMLHLDYSRNEGEWEPNIYGGNVNLEAKKFLQDFNVAVYKEFPDIITIAEESSDFPLLTKPVYDGGIGFGMKWMMGWMHDTLKYFKTDPQARKLEHNKLTFGSMYVFNENYMMPLSHDEVVHGKASLIYKMPGDEWQKFANLRALYAYMYTHPGAKLLFMGNEFAQTHEWDFTKSLDWHLLEYPVHAGMKKFVKDLNHLYRKETGLYENNFSPDGFEWVEANDDNNSVFIYLRKGKQADDVLMVVLNLTPRVFDYKIGVNEGTNWDVILNSDEEKYAGSGVEAEIVDEEDDEWMYRPNAIVLKLPPLAAVVLKQKRAPNKVIRKTVAKEKSARPKTASKSADKTKPV
- a CDS encoding glycogen synthase, producing MRIFNLSMECYPVAKVGGLADVVGALPKYLNKIEGIEASVVMPWYNKPFVHDHQFEIVFDGWIHQHHQTFQVQVMKERSKSLGFDLYLVKIPGLLDRDNPYGYWDESQQFLAFQHGVLHWLTAMQIRPDILHCHDYHTGLVPFMVEHCPEFSFLKGVKTIGTIHNGEYQGQMRWDMAKYFPWFDGGKWGLLDWNGYINPLATMIKCCHAFNAVSGGYMDELFQSFRGLESLVQQEYAKAYGIINGIDTEVWDSETDDFLDFNYGKEDASTGKWKNKKQLCEEYNLNPDLPLFSFIGRFAGEKGADFLPEIVSKSIQQTQGSLNIIVLGSGDKNIENELSELSYLYSNFALDVGYKEFLSHKIYASSDFLLMPSRVEPCGLNQMYAMRYGTIPIVRYTGGLRDTVQDISTGGSGINFGEASATAAVEAMHRGLQIYHVEGLMPKLVQSNMSFDFSWEKSAQLYLDLYRK
- a CDS encoding EamA family transporter codes for the protein MEKKNILKGVLFVAAGASIFGMLASFVKLSYQDGYTTSEVTTAQFVLGLMGLLILNIIQTKTSKKTLAKPTSREVKLLMLAGTSLGCTSLFYYICVQYINVSIAIVLLMQSVWFSVVVESTIAKKFPNTRKVIATIIVLLGTLLATNLINLDVKLDWRGIFWGVMAAASFTMTMFTSNTLATHVPALRKSMIMLSGGAVIVFIFLFFAQIGPLHFDVLKSFYLNFTDNTAHIKPFDFSIFYTYGFILALFGTIIPPTLFNLGFPKTGLGLGSIISSLELPVSVSTAFFLLGEQVIFIQWMGIVLILLAIVLMNLPSKNKSLIPNDPETHK
- a CDS encoding endonuclease/exonuclease/phosphatase family protein, whose product is MWEIYISLASLGIILTILPKIPSSHWTFRVADFGKIQINYFIIFTFIFGFGLYNHEFWWYVQALLLLLIAYHSITLIKYTRFFPIKSIKTSGKNSSNLIKIISANIYQFNKDYNRFINLVHKHQPDLFLTMESNGDWENALKVLENEYPFHHKVTLENTYGMHFYSKIKIEKSTTHFFIADDIPSIEAHVQTEDGFEFVFFGIHPPPPSPTEEKTSKERDGDLLSVAKRVKDIEKPVLVIGDFNNVAWSKSSSLFRKLSHLIDPRVGRAFVSTFHANYSFLRFPIDLMFHSADIFIKELKTLEKFGSDHLPVFCEFFIDLENREQKDRIEKADSAEKSEAKQMIREGIKEEGERERVVTED